In Elaeis guineensis isolate ETL-2024a chromosome 1, EG11, whole genome shotgun sequence, a genomic segment contains:
- the LOC105038784 gene encoding uncharacterized protein: MADLERSPSSRWGESLLLRALSKRRTWVFLFLLVYALLLSSSWNLLLSIRSWYNSAAASASSPAAAGWPALYASVLYGGVFGLLSMGATLAVAVPATLVTWITILVLLAFAGKPRRALVADGRRITADITGFAFKTLIREGNLVAAIGAVLSFLALLLRRRRGGGEDQDL, translated from the coding sequence ATGGCGGATCTGGAGCGCTCACCGTCGTCGCGATGGGGGGAGTCGCTGCTGCTGCGGGCGCTGAGCAAGCGGCGGACGTgggtcttcctcttcctcctcgtctacgccctcctcctctcctcctcctggAACCTCCTCCTCTCCATCCGCTCCTGGTACAACTCCGCCGCCGCCTCCGCCTCCTCCCCCGCCGCCGCCGGCTGGCCGGCCCTCTACGCCTCCGTCCTCTACGGCGGGGTCTTCGGCCTGCTGTCCATGGGGGCGACGCTGGCGGTCGCCGTGCCGGCCACGTTGGTCACCTGGATCACGATCCTCGTGCTGCTCGCCTTCGCCGGCAAGCCCCGACGGGCGCTGGTGGCCGATGGCCGCCGGATCACCGCCGACATCACCGGCTTCGCGTTCAAGACCCTCATCCGAGAGGGAAACCTCGTCGCCGCCATCGGCGCCGTCCTCAGCTTCCTcgccctcctcctccgacggagACGAGGCGGAGGTGAGGACCAAGATTTGTAG